The region catccctaaggccttcagatccctcttgcagatgtccttgtatcgcagctgtggtctgcctgtagggcgctttccttgcacgagttctccatagaggagatcctttgggatccggccatcatccattctcacgacatgaccaagccaacgcaggcgtctctgtttcagcagtgaatacatgctagggattccagcacgttccaggactgtgttgtttggaactttgtcctgccaggtgatgccaaggatgcgtcggaggcagcgcatgtggaaagcgctcagtttcctctcctgttgtgagcgaagagtccatgactcgctggagtacctcaagacatgagggatgcaaacatcatcacgctgtacaagaacaaaggtgacaggggtgactgcaacaactaccgcggcatctctctccttagcgttgtaggaaagctgtttgcccgagttgtactaaagaggctccaggtacttgcagagagcgtctatccagaatcgcagtgtggattccgagccaacaggtccaccactgatatggtattctcccttagacaactgcaggagaaatgcagagaacaacgacagccactctttatagccttcatagatctcacaaaggctttcgacctggtcagcagagacggcctcttcaagattctccccaagattggatgtccacccaggctcctcagcatcatcagatctttccacaaggacatgaagggcactgttgtcttcgatggctccacatcagacccttttgacatccgaagcggagtgaagcagggctgtgttcttgcaccaaccttgtttgggattttcttcgctgtcctgctgaagcaggcctttggaactgcaacagaaggcatctatctccggaccagatcagacggaaagctcttcaacctctccagactgagagcaaaatccaaagtccagctgaaatgtctgcgtgacttcctctttgccgacgatgcagctgtcactacccactctgccaaagatctccagcagctcatggatcgttttagcaaggcctgccaagattttggactgacaatcagcctgaagaaaacacaggtcatggttcaggatgtggactcacctccctgcattacaatctctgagcatgaactggaggttgtccatgactttgtgtaccttggctcaacgatctccgacactcattctctcgataccgagctaaacaagcgcatcggtaaagcagctaccacgttttccagactcacaaagagagtctggtccaacaagaagctgacggaacataccaagatccaggtctacagagcttgcgtcctgagtacacttctgtactgcagcgagtcatggactcttcgctatATAtgcatactgtgtttttaatactatgtttttaataaattaaagactgtacagttcttaggtagcaattactagtaggttatttttcaggatctggtctcaggtaaaatcagacaaaattagtcaaaCTCAGACATCTCCTTAAGTTTAATCCCCagcttatctgagggtcatagaaaattccatgaatttttggctcaaaacctgccctcaacttatctatgagattgacttatagacAAGTGTCTATGGTGTGTCTCGGGGTTCCCATGCTCCCATTTTTATTGGTTCATGGAATATGGGAATATGCTTATGCATATATGCATGGTTTCAAGTTTTAGAGAACATTTTGCTAAATTTTGATTATTGTAAAAATTTGcttcaagaaaaaaaaggggggggggttagctgTTGAATGAACTGTATCTAACTTTGCCTTGAAATCAATAATTTTTTAGTCCTGTGTAAGTCCATACTTTcctctctgttttctttttaaagtgccACAACACCATAAAGCTGGGGTTGGCAACTTTTTCAGGCAAAGGGGCCAGATGTTTGGCAacaacatcatcacatcattgccaaacttctgggtttcCAAGCTCCCAGAAGCACTGTGCAGAGCTCCGGCTTGTGGAATACAAGTGGCTCTGCCATGCCTTATCCAgtgcaaactgggcaggaggctttgcctcccaagctgagctccacgCAGGCTGGAGGACATtgggtggcaggccagatccGGCCCACAGGCCATAGGCTGCCAACACCTGCTGTCAAGGGAAGGATAACAAGCACCACCAAAAgacagagaaagcagaaaaaaaaatacttaccaGCACAAAGCAGGCTACAAATGGTAGCAGAAACGCTATCACATTTCCAATTCCTTTGTGATCTTCCTGTTGAAAGAGAATATCTGAAAGTCAAATTAACTGAGCCATTCAAATAACTACATGGACCTATTTGATCACAAAGGAAGTTATTAGCCCCTCTATAACTGTGGTAATCATTTCTACCTAAAGACAGTGGGAAGAATTTGTAATGATTCTCTTCTGGGTCATCTAAGAGAGATTTTTCATTGTCAGAGGTAACTTGGTGGGTAGCTACTTACAAACCTGATCAAACTAGTTTTAAGATGTACATCTTTTCAAGAGGTTCCATTAGATCAGGCGAGAACTAAACCAGGATTTATGTCATAAGAAACAGATATCAGAATAAACTGCACCTAGCAAGTTACATCATGAAAGAACcaagaaaaaagtaaaaaacaaTGAAACACTGGGATATTAAAAGTGTAAAGTTACTATTTCATTGTTAAGTCTGCAGAACAGTATGTCTTTAGAGTTCAGTACTTACAGTCCCTTTGAAAAAAGAGTACTTATGCTCAATTAAATCTTTCCTGAATGTCATTAACAGGAGTACAAAACAGCTGAAATATTCTCTTACTGGACCAACTTTGATGTGCCTATATGCAGACTTTCAGGTTAAAATGTGGTAAATTAGTGCAAGACTACCTCTGAGATTCTAAAGGGAGAAAAATAAACAAGTTTACAAACATATTTAACTCTGCCTGGGAACAAGGAGGATTTTCTGCTGCTCCCATTATTGTTTGGAGTAGATGACTACATTTTATACCTCTGTGAGTTACAAATCTTCACTGGATTTCTAGGCAGTTAAGTACTGGCCAATTTACTGTGCTCAGACTTCAGTGTCACATTACTAAGCCATATGAgtgagctccccccccctccaaaatgtcCATGAACCTGGCAAGGTAAGGTCATCCCATAGTAACTGCACTATGTCCAACGTGATAGTGGAAATTGGGCCTTAAGAGGTGGGACCTGGGTAATTCGAAATCCTGCGATCACTCAAGTTACCTGAAATGAATACTCTGCCAGATGAACTCCTCGAATGAGATTGAGAGCTCCGCACATGATGTTGAGGACTAGAGACAAGATTCCCAAGGCAGACACAGGTTGCATTCTGTACGCAGCAGCTTCAGGTcaattcaagaagaaaatgaATCAAGGGAGTGCTTGGAAGCTTACACTCTTTTCCCATGCTTCCTGAGCAGTCCAGTATCTGTAACGGCTTCCCACAGTtccctggcctagataccttccATGTTACAACCATATTTATTCCTACAATTCTTCCTGGATTTCAGAAATatggaaatgaaaacaaaacaacagaagtGACTGCTCCTTAAGCAAACATCCCTCTACCAGTGAAGGTACACAAGGGAGACCTCAAGGCTTGACAGGCCACACCAGAAGGCTGAAGGCTTGACAAGACACACCAGCATCTGGAGTTCTGATTCAAAGGCAACAGAGATGGTCTACTTGTATCAAGATCATCATCTTGTTCTCTTTACACTAAGACTAGAAACATCCAACAGAGTTGATATCCTGAGTAAAGCCACCCCAAGTATTAACTCAGGAAATCTCACATCTCACATGCAGATGCCTCTTTTGTTTTGGCTCCATCCACCATGCCTGCGGAGCAGAATGGCTAAGattcaggaagcccccagtctgaCTCTCATCTCTGCTATAAGCTACCTAAGTGACCTTTGGCATGGCACTGCTCTCTCATCTTTAGCTCCCtgatctgcaatatggggatcaCAATGCtgatctaccttacagggttgcaaCTGAACAATGTATGCAAAGCACTTCAAACACTATAAAACCTCACCATAATCATTACTGCATTCATATGAGTTGGCCTGAGTTGCAAAAGACAGCAGGTTGCTGTTGTGAACTTCGATCTCATTCTGTGTCATCAGGTGGTTTCTACATACTGTCTTGATAACTGCTCAGGATCCACATAGATTTATCACAAACTTATACATTAATGTTATCATGTGTTCGCTTCCAGTTACCACTATAGCCTTCAGCAAAAGCAATTACTAAACTACATTAATGTTCATTTGTGCTAAATAAGCCCTGGCTATTACCAGCAATGAATTCACTGTGGGGTGCTGAAACTTACCAGACTCCACATGAAGTTCTGCATGCCCATTCAGCATCCCATTCCTCAGCTCGGCATCTTCCAACTTTATGAGTGCGGGAGGCCGCAGGTGAAGCTCTTCTTGGATTTTTTCCACATTGAACTTGGTCTGCAAGCAGTTCGTATAATTGAAGCGGCTTTTGATTTTCTGAATGACATTGTCTGCAACATGGCAGCAAGAAAAATGGTCACAATCATACAATTCGGTGTAagaaaatattatataaataaggcacatctgcagaaTTAAGAATATTCACAGGGCACAATTTACATGGAATTTTTATTTAGCACTGCTTATACACAGCCTAGGGAACTGTGCAAACCTCTCAAGACAACTTCTAAACAGCTTCTAAAGAATAACTGGTAGCCACTGGCCACAGAAAGAAATAAAGCGCCTGCTCAGGGGCTAAAAAAGTGCAAAACGACTAGCTAGAGAGTTCAGGTGGGCTATCTGAGCTACAAACACAGGTagggcctcggtatctgcaggggattcttCTCAGACACCCGGTGGATACTGAAAATGAGAGATAAATAAATTTATGATTTTTGGCTCCTTAAGCCCTCAGCAGGGAACCAGAGCTGAGCTtcggtccctcccccccccagggctttctgaagcccgcaaagaCTGTGCACGTCCGCCCACGGCCTCTGAGAGCTTCAGAACAGCtcctagttttaaaaaaaatgtgacttccagtttcccaagggaaaccaaaaatgacttttttatgccttttaaggcattctgaggcctggggatgtgtgcatggcctctgtgggcttcagaagtcctccagtggggactagagcacagctctggttccctatgagggttcaggtggggctgaGTCTGGCTGAACACAGGCTCCACCTGCACACTGACAAGAATCAGTGGGAATGAGCATACAATTCACAGCAGGGAGGAACACACTGGGTATTTATGCTGTGACAAAGAAAAACCCTCAGCTTCAATCAACTGCATTGTTCTGGATGAAGTCTGGCTTAACCTGCAGGTGATCAGGCTGTGTATCCTGCTATTTCTTAAATCAGTCACCTACTTGAGTAAACCAAAGCTTATGTTAATAAGACATTACTTCATTGTTAGGGAAAGACTAACATTCCTCTGCTATCTCTcagcaaataaaataatcaaggaTCACAAGGGTACATCAGTGAGTACAAATAACCATGTTACCCAATGTATTTTAACACTACTATTAGTTCACAAAAGGAGAGCATGTGTCTTACACACCAAACTCAAGAAAGGCATATGGTCTGGAAGCCAGTCCTACACTTGCAGGATCATAGGAAGCAGCGAATTCCCAGTGGAGCGCTTCCAGAAAGCAAAATGCCATGACGGCTGGATAACTGCTGGCACAGATGCCCAGGCAGGCAATATCACCTAAAGAATGGAAGCTGAGCAGAAAGAGATCCAAAATTAACCATCAGTACCACATGAAACCTAAACAGAACAGAGAAACCAAAGGGTGTACTGAAAACAATCTGTGTGTTATAACCAAAGATCTGATCTTAACATCGAAGTAAAAAAGAAACAGTGCTGTTTGCCGAACAAGCACAGAGTTGTATAGCATACATGCAACATAACATTTTGTGAATCTTAGCAGAGGCAAGACTGCTCAAAGAAACCACAGGCACAGATAAATGCTTATCCTACATGTAACCATGAAGTGACTTGGTACCAGTTTATAAGCATTGAGAGAGACCTGAACTGATGACTTTGCTGCTGAGAAACTATGTTGTAGGTATTTAAGTGTGTGTCGGTTAGCATCATTTACATTCCAGTGTAATGTACACTGTGTACAAAGTGTGTACATTCCATCTTTGGGTTAAAATGGCtaggattgtttttttttttatggcccTATGAAGAAATGGGATTCAGAGAAGACTTCATTTGTAAACAAAACTACTGCCTGAAGCTGAGCTAGTGAAGTCTGCAAGAGAATGGATATACTATATTGCAAGGACTACGCAGAGGGACAAGCAGGCAGGGTTTTGTCAGTCACAGTAATAGAACACTAGCTGCTCAAAGATAACCCAAGAGTGGAAACCAACTACAGTCAACAAAAAACtcatgctaaattccatagagttacacaaatacactgcagcctgacacttccagatggaaggaaactaaggcagctgttatcaatcccctccatactcagccctccctgttgccagctgtcctgctgagtttttaagagtccagccctatgcatttctactcagaagtaagtcccactgtagtcaatggggcttactcccaggaaagtgtggagaggattgtaggctatatctcatgctttgcttggtgggaaggcttgcttgggtcagtgattgcctgcaccatctcaatgggggggggggatttggcaaacactccctgggttttttaaagcaatcttctctgttgctaccacacctgcccctgtgtgagtgagtgagagagagagctccaccttgctgcacatgttctggctacagagatttttggggcCCCCCCTTCCctagctcaggggctccaggagtgttactgttcctttgcaaggggaacctcttccagggctccagggttatttccctgcctgagtgaggcagagcctttttgtagtgttttgggctgcctggaaatggagcgagactccagtgcagggcaaaggaggcaaaggtgtgtctGAATTTCAGTTCCCCCGCCCCATTCTTGTCgagacaaatccgaagataaaaaaaatccgtggataaataggctgcacctgtacttccctggctgctggatcagaccaactgAGGTCAGCATTCAGTTTCCCTCATTATCAATGAAAATGAATTTCTTTAACTAGATCAAAGCAGACAGGATTGTAAAATCCCCTGGTAGTTATTTTAAAAACCATGAGAGGGGGTTAACAGAGATAGAGATAGTGGGCTCAATTCAACGTGGCAGTTCAACTCATTCCCACATCTCCTTTATGTCACAAGATCTatttacatggtgctttacaacagGTGAGTGGACAGTTCCTACTCctaggggctcacaatctagaaacatAAAGGAGACAAGAGAGGATGGAAAGAGGACTTGAggcagggaaacaggaagagaataGACTATGATTTCATTTACATGTATATAAACCTACTTGCAGTTGTAAGTTGGATTGATATTTGAATAGGTAGCAGACTGTGTTACCCAGTGTCTGATGGTATGACCAGCTGGTTCATATATTGAAAGTCAAAGACCAAATTTTCAAAGCTGCATTGTAAAGTACTAATACAATAAAAAGAATGTTTCTTTTTATTAAGAATAAAAAGCCGAGTTCCTTGCTCTTCTCAAGGACCAGCAGCAACAATGATATACACAATAAGCTGATCTTTGCAAGTGTTCACAGTTTGGTTTAAGTGTGACAGAATTCAGCTTTTCCTGATATAGAATCCAGATTACTTTGGTACAGAATTTGCAGCAACAGCTGTGATTAAGATCTTGGCTACAGGATGTGTGTATGCAGCACTTCAGAGCAGCTTATCAAACTGCAGAGCTCATTCCATTTAAGGCTCCCATAACATTCTTTACTTGTTCTTTCAACAGTTTCTCCCTTTCAGTTTCTCCCAACAGTTTACTTGTTCTTTCAATAGTTTCTCCCAACAGTCAGATTTGTCCCTTGTAAAAGCCAGGACAGGAACCCACATTACCACAGTCTCGGCATGCTCTAGAATCCATCCCTGGAGACTATATTATTACTTATCTCAAGTCGAACTGTGTCTTACTGTATACTGAGGTCACGTTCTCTGGCTGTACCACGTTCTGGATACTGCAACAGAATGGATGACAAGGACTTGAGTCTCTTCCTGCATTCCAAGAAGTCCTGGTCTAGGTGAAAGTCTGTGGAGGCAGACAGTGGAAGTCCATCCCTCACCCGCACCACGCAGGCAAAGAGGATCATGGACATCCTCCTCAGGAGAACTCATGGGGACAGCCTGCAAATAAGTATATTAAGAAAgtttaaagcaaaaattaaataGGCTATGCAAGTAAGAGCCTATTCAGTTCTTTGTTTTCAGGCAACTGAAAATAAGTAGTACTGATGGGATTGCGATTTCTCATTTCTTGCCAAAAGGAAGCTACACGGCACTGAAGCACAGCACAGTAACCCCATTATCCATTACAATGCTTACATTGTAAGGTCTGCAAAGCAACTGCATAGCTACACCCATGTCTAATCTTACAAGATAAAAAATGCACTACATTTCAGAAGACTTTAGCCCAGTTCCAAAGTATAACTCCAACTGTGAGCCTCACTGACTTGCTGGgctgtacagcaagtcctcacttaaagttgtcaacaCAGGTTGAGTACCCTTAATttgactgcttgggatgggaaggagtctggattttggattcaTCAGGAATAATTGCATTAATATaaagagaaatgcttcctcttgctctttccaCTGTTACTCATACAGATGTCCGCtgacctctttgacatttttcaacaaagtttatacaggtacacaccacagagcagggaACAGAACTTACAGCATGTACCTGCACTGCACACAGGAATAAGCAGAAAactttctagtgttcacactacagaaagttttttaaaagtctcggacaaaaatgtctggattttggatgtccaaATAAGGTCATCCAAATCTACTTGTGGGTTCTTGGAAACTGCGACTTTAGGTGAAACAACTTATAACAAAACTAATTTTACTGTAGGTTGGCTCAATAACATTCTCTTGAGTTTCCTGTCACTCCACAAAGCATTGTCACATCCCTGAAGGTCTTGTGGAAGctac is a window of Tiliqua scincoides isolate rTilSci1 chromosome 5, rTilSci1.hap2, whole genome shotgun sequence DNA encoding:
- the SEC22C gene encoding vesicle-trafficking protein SEC22c isoform X1 — its product is MSMILFACVVRVRDGLPLSASTDFHLDQDFLECRKRLKSLSSILLQYPERGTARERDLSIHFHSLGDIACLGICASSYPAVMAFCFLEALHWEFAASYDPASVGLASRPYAFLEFDNVIQKIKSRFNYTNCLQTKFNVEKIQEELHLRPPALIKLEDAELRNGMLNGHAELHVESAAAYRMQPVSALGILSLVLNIMCGALNLIRGVHLAEYSFQEDHKGIGNVIAFLLPFVACFVLCYLYLFYSSARKIKVFVLFVTICLCNIYLYGLRNVWQILFHIGVASLSSHQILTRQVVEKQPDFGRPKHRGAPLPISPYCGGEPVSGLYRSTRQMVDSYD
- the SEC22C gene encoding vesicle-trafficking protein SEC22c isoform X2, with the protein product MSMILFACVVRVRDGLPLSASTDFHLDQDFLECRKRLKSLSSILLQYPERGTARERDLSIHFHSLGDIACLGICASSYPAVMAFCFLEALHWEFAASYDPASVGLASRPYAFLEFDNVIQKIKSRFNYTNCLQTKFNVEKIQEELHLRPPALIKLEDAELRNGMLNGHAELHVESAAAYRMQPVSALGILSLVLNIMCGALNLIRGVHLAEYSFQEDHKGIGNVIAFLLPFVACFVLCYLYLFYSSARKIKVFVLFVTICLCNIYLYGLRNVWQILFHIGVASLSSHQILTRQVVEKQPDFGE